A single region of the Deefgea piscis genome encodes:
- the carA gene encoding glutamine-hydrolyzing carbamoyl-phosphate synthase small subunit → MSTTVPTPAASPAILALADGTIFHGISIGSDGETLGEVVFNTSMTGYQEILTDPSYTKQIVTLTYPHIGNYGVNPEDAESRSVFAEGLIIRDLPLLHSNFRATMSLGEYLKQNNVVAIADIDTRKLTRILREKGAQPGCIVTGENIDEAAAVAKAKSFGSMAGQDLAKVVTCEKAFEWSTAEWKLGVGYTVQSNPRFHVVAYDYGVKHNILRMLAERGCKLTVVPAQTPAADVLALNPDGVFLSNGPGDPEPCDYAINAIQALLAKKLPIFGICLGHQLLGLAAGGKTSKMKFGHHGANHPVQDLDSKHVMITSQNHGFQVDETSLPANVRVTHRSLFDGTVQGIELTDTPAFSFQGHPEASPGPHDVAYLFDKFIAQMAERKA, encoded by the coding sequence GTGTCTACGACAGTTCCCACGCCAGCCGCTAGCCCTGCCATTTTGGCCCTTGCCGATGGCACTATTTTTCATGGTATTTCTATTGGTTCTGATGGTGAAACCCTTGGTGAGGTGGTATTTAATACCTCAATGACGGGTTATCAAGAAATCTTAACTGACCCTTCTTATACCAAACAGATTGTTACGCTAACTTACCCGCACATTGGTAATTACGGTGTTAACCCAGAAGACGCTGAAAGCCGTTCAGTTTTTGCCGAAGGCTTGATTATTCGCGATCTGCCTCTGTTGCATTCTAACTTTCGCGCGACAATGAGCTTGGGGGAGTATCTCAAGCAAAACAACGTCGTGGCTATTGCCGATATCGATACCCGTAAATTAACCCGTATTTTGCGTGAGAAAGGCGCTCAGCCTGGTTGCATCGTGACTGGTGAAAATATCGACGAAGCTGCTGCTGTTGCTAAAGCCAAATCGTTTGGCTCGATGGCCGGTCAAGATTTGGCCAAAGTCGTTACGTGCGAGAAAGCCTTTGAATGGTCGACTGCCGAATGGAAATTAGGCGTTGGTTATACCGTGCAATCGAATCCACGTTTTCACGTGGTCGCTTACGACTACGGTGTGAAGCACAATATTCTGCGCATGTTGGCTGAACGCGGTTGCAAATTGACCGTGGTGCCAGCGCAAACTCCAGCTGCTGACGTGTTGGCGCTTAATCCAGACGGCGTGTTCTTGTCGAACGGCCCTGGCGATCCTGAGCCATGTGATTACGCCATCAACGCGATTCAAGCCTTGTTGGCCAAAAAATTACCGATTTTTGGTATTTGCTTGGGTCATCAATTGCTCGGTTTGGCCGCTGGCGGTAAAACCAGCAAAATGAAATTCGGTCACCACGGTGCCAACCATCCAGTGCAAGATTTGGATAGCAAGCATGTGATGATTACCAGTCAGAATCATGGCTTTCAAGTGGATGAAACCAGTTTGCCGGCCAACGTTCGCGTGACGCATCGTTCATTGTTTGACGGCACAGTGCAAGGGATTGAATTGACCGATACGCCGGCATTCTCATTCCAAGGCCACCCAGAAGCCAGCCCAGGTCCACACGATGTGGCGTACTTGTTTGATAAGTTTATTGCGCAAATGGCAGAGCGTAAGGCTTAA